Sequence from the Deltaproteobacteria bacterium CG11_big_fil_rev_8_21_14_0_20_49_13 genome:
ATAGCGGAAGAGTGCAGGACAAATCCCGACCTTGTAAAGAGCGCCCCAAAGACCACTTTCCGCAAAAGACTTGATGAGGCTAGAGCCGTCAAGGACCCGCGCCTGAAGGTGGCCCGCAAGTGCGGCGAGCGCTGCGAATCGTAGATTATATATAGACGACGAACGTCCAGCTCATATGAAGCATTCCGTCCTTTTCAACGAACTTTGAAGGTGGGGCCGAGAATGGCGATGATGACCTCACTGCCCTAATGGCTTCGCTATCGTAATGGGGCAGGCCGGAGCTTCTAAGCACAAAGAGCTCGGAGAGTCCTCCGTTTTTATCGACGCTCACCGCGAGCACTACGGACACCTGTCCTCTAGATACCGACATCCCCTGCATATCGGCTCTAAGCGCCGAAACAGGGTTCCATGTCATCTTGAATATCCTCTTGAGCCTCACGAAATATTCGATCTCCGGATATCTTAGGACATTTATGTAAGTATGATCGCCGTATTTGTAATCGGGATAATAATCTTCCGGCATCTGCGCCTGACTTCCTATCGGCGCTCCGGATGAAAGTTCATTAAGTTCTTTCTTGGCCTTTTTCTTGTAAGGCTTCTTCATCGCATAGATATCCGAATCCTTCTTCGCTGTTTCCTGCCTCTTGCTTCTTGTCTCTTGCTTCTCTCCCCCATCTTTCTTCTTTCCCTTCCCCTCTTCCTTCTTCCCCAGACCTTCACCTCTGACGAGGGGCTGGTTCTTTGCAACGGTCTCCTGAGGCACTTTTTGGTTATACATACCTAAGAACTTTGACTTGTCGGGTTTTTGCTGAACCTTTGGCTCGGGAATATCGGCCAGCTTCCAGCCGCCGTCCGGTTGTTTCAGGAAGACCTCAATGGGAGTAGCCTCGTCCTTGGAAAGGTTCAAGATGTTCTGCGCGTACTGAAAGAAGATCACGATAAGGATGTGCAAAAGGATAGATATCCCGAGCGCTATCTTGAACTGTTTTGAAAAAGAGTCCATTTTTTACAGTTCCATCCTCCTTGCAATATCAAAAGACTTAATGTCCCTTCCGACCGCATGGATCAAAAGCATCTCAAATATCCTGTCGGCGTCCTTATCGGCGCCCTCGAACAATCTGCCCAGCTTGAACGCCTGAAGATATTTAAGCGTTTCGGTCGAGACCATTATATCACCCGGCAGAGGTCTATAGCAAGAGGCGCAAACAACGCCACCGTGGGAGCTCTGGATGCGGTTACCGGCTGCCGAAACGGCATTTCCGCAAACCGAACACCTGTCAAACACAGGCTCAAGCCCGCAGGCGAGGAGCCATTTATAGAAGAAGGCGTGTTTGTGCGATAAAAGGGGCTCGTTAGAGCCTAAAAAATCTATCCATCTGCCAATGAGCGCGAACCGCTCTCTTGAGGCGTGGCCCGGCGGAAGCATTCGGTCCGCGAGCTCAAGTGTGATATTGAGCGCCGATATCTTTTCAAGGCTGGATGTCAGCTTCCATACGGGCGAATCCACTATGAACTCGTCTATCCTTACAAGTTCGGCGCCGTTCTTTTCGACATAAGAGATCTTCCCAAGGCTCCCCGGTTCAACGCCGCCTCCAAAACGTTTTTTGGATCTCTTCGCATGCTTGGCGACGCCTTTGACCTTTCCGTGGTTTTCGGTAAAGAAGGTCACAAGCCGGTCCGCCTCGGCGAAATCGCTCACCTTAAGGATAAGTGCCTTGCTCTTTTGTTCCATAATACTATTGTTTCAGCGAAAAGATGATCGAAAGAACAATGACGGTCGCGGCAATGATGAAAAATGCGGTTCTGCCGCTTAAATGGATCTTTGGTAGCTCAATAGTTTTGCGCGGCTTCTTTTCTTTCTCTTTGGCCTTTGCTTTTTGCATCGGGGGCGGCGTGTAGATCTTCGGCTTGAACGCCTCCCTCTCTTGAGGCGCGGCGCCACGAAGCGACTCTTCATATTTACAGAGAACGTCTGTCGGCTCCAGCCCGATGCTCTTGGAATATGCCTTTATAAAGCCCTTCACAAAGACGCGGCTCGGCAGGACGTCGAGCTTACCCTCTTCCATGGCCTTCAAGTGGCGGATGGATATCTTTGTGATGTCGGCTATCTGCTGAAGCTCGATGCCGCGCGATTCACGTTCGCTCTTTAAATATTCGCCTATGTTCATAGTTCAAAATGGGAGAGGATTTTGAACTCGTGCATCCTCTCTTGTATCTCGTTCCATGTCAATGTGCGGAGCCTGTCCAGGCTGAAATCTTCAACATTAAATGACGCCATAGCGGAACCCGACAC
This genomic interval carries:
- the recO gene encoding DNA repair protein RecO, with the protein product MEQKSKALILKVSDFAEADRLVTFFTENHGKVKGVAKHAKRSKKRFGGGVEPGSLGKISYVEKNGAELVRIDEFIVDSPVWKLTSSLEKISALNITLELADRMLPPGHASRERFALIGRWIDFLGSNEPLLSHKHAFFYKWLLACGLEPVFDRCSVCGNAVSAAGNRIQSSHGGVVCASCYRPLPGDIMVSTETLKYLQAFKLGRLFEGADKDADRIFEMLLIHAVGRDIKSFDIARRMEL